In Sphingomonas sp. R1, a single genomic region encodes these proteins:
- a CDS encoding RNA degradosome polyphosphate kinase, protein MTESAAPATIAPADPTEARYFNRELSWLAFNRRVMEEACNPAHPLLERLRFLSISGSNFDEFFMVRVAGLMGQQLQNIDTRSADGLTPAQQLEAISAEAATLADEQQAVWVDIRAELALANIFVLEADAIEGETEAWLANHFREQIFPILTPQALDPAHPFPFIPNQGSSVIFNLLRKSDREPIQELVMLPTTLKRFVRLPGSPARYVAIETLIKHFWELLFHGYEMLGAATFRVLRDSDIEIEEEAEDLVLTFRSAIKRRRRGRVIRLEMEEGIAPDLEAVLKEELGGSDALLTETGGFLGVGDLSMLVDEDRPDLKFTPFSARFPERIREYGGDCFAAIRAKDIIVHHPYETFDVVLSFLQQAAADPDVVAIKQTLYRAGKQPAVINALIAAAEAGKSVTAVVELKARFDEEQNLYWATALERAGVQVVYGFIDWKTHAKVSMVVRREGDRYRTYCHFGTGNYHPITARIYTDLSFFTADPRMGRDAAQIFNYVTGYVEPQHLELLGISPRDLRKRLTALIDEEIEHVRAGRPGTIWAKMNSLVDPATIEKLYQASAAGVQIELIVRGICCLRPGVAGMSENIRVKSIVGRFLEHSRIWVFGNGKTLPNDGAKIYISSADWMQRNFDRRVEFMLPILNKTVHDQVLDQVMVANLLDNEQSWLLAPDGHYDRIVPSDEGEFNLHRYFMTNPSLSGRGAAVDARKPVPKLSPRKRRLAAKGA, encoded by the coding sequence ATGACCGAATCCGCCGCACCCGCGACCATCGCCCCCGCCGACCCCACCGAAGCGCGCTACTTCAATCGCGAACTCTCCTGGCTGGCGTTCAATCGCCGCGTCATGGAGGAGGCGTGCAACCCCGCGCATCCGCTGCTGGAGCGGCTGCGCTTCCTGTCGATCTCGGGCAGCAATTTCGACGAGTTCTTCATGGTGCGCGTTGCCGGCCTGATGGGGCAGCAGCTCCAGAATATCGACACGCGTTCCGCTGACGGGCTCACCCCCGCGCAGCAGCTGGAGGCGATCTCCGCCGAAGCCGCGACGCTTGCCGACGAGCAGCAGGCGGTGTGGGTGGACATTCGCGCCGAGCTCGCGCTCGCCAACATCTTCGTGCTCGAAGCCGATGCAATCGAGGGGGAGACCGAAGCCTGGCTCGCCAACCATTTCCGCGAGCAGATCTTCCCGATCCTCACGCCCCAGGCGCTGGACCCGGCGCACCCGTTCCCGTTCATCCCCAACCAGGGATCGAGCGTGATCTTCAATCTGCTGCGCAAATCGGACCGCGAGCCGATCCAGGAACTGGTGATGCTGCCGACGACGCTCAAGCGCTTCGTTCGCCTCCCCGGCAGCCCGGCGCGCTACGTCGCGATCGAGACGCTGATCAAGCATTTCTGGGAGCTGCTGTTCCACGGATACGAGATGCTGGGCGCGGCCACCTTCCGGGTGCTGCGCGACAGCGATATCGAAATCGAGGAAGAGGCCGAGGACCTCGTCCTCACCTTCCGCTCGGCGATCAAGCGCCGGCGTCGCGGCCGGGTGATCCGTCTGGAGATGGAGGAGGGCATCGCCCCGGATCTCGAGGCGGTGCTCAAGGAAGAGCTGGGCGGCAGCGACGCGCTGCTCACCGAGACCGGCGGGTTCCTCGGCGTCGGCGACTTGTCGATGCTGGTCGACGAGGATCGCCCCGACCTCAAGTTCACCCCCTTCTCGGCGCGCTTCCCCGAGCGGATCCGCGAATATGGCGGCGACTGTTTCGCCGCGATCCGGGCCAAGGACATCATCGTCCACCACCCGTACGAGACGTTCGACGTCGTGCTCAGCTTCCTCCAGCAGGCGGCGGCGGACCCCGATGTGGTGGCGATCAAGCAGACGCTCTACCGCGCCGGCAAGCAGCCCGCCGTCATCAACGCGCTGATCGCCGCCGCCGAGGCGGGCAAGTCGGTAACCGCGGTGGTGGAGCTCAAGGCGCGCTTCGACGAGGAGCAGAACCTCTATTGGGCGACTGCGCTGGAGCGCGCCGGCGTGCAGGTGGTCTATGGCTTCATCGACTGGAAGACCCATGCCAAGGTGTCGATGGTCGTGCGCCGCGAGGGCGATCGCTATCGCACCTACTGCCATTTCGGCACCGGCAACTACCATCCGATCACCGCACGGATCTACACCGACCTGAGCTTCTTCACCGCCGATCCGCGAATGGGCCGCGATGCCGCGCAGATCTTCAATTACGTCACCGGCTATGTCGAGCCGCAGCATCTGGAATTGCTCGGCATCTCCCCGCGCGATCTCCGGAAGCGCCTCACCGCGCTGATCGACGAGGAGATCGAGCATGTCCGCGCCGGGCGGCCGGGGACGATCTGGGCGAAGATGAACTCGCTGGTCGATCCTGCCACGATCGAGAAGCTCTACCAGGCAAGCGCCGCAGGCGTGCAGATCGAGCTGATCGTGCGCGGCATCTGCTGCCTGCGCCCGGGCGTGGCGGGGATGAGCGAGAATATCCGGGTGAAGTCGATCGTCGGGCGCTTTCTCGAGCACAGCCGCATCTGGGTGTTCGGCAATGGCAAGACGCTGCCCAATGACGGCGCGAAGATCTATATCTCCTCGGCCGACTGGATGCAGCGCAACTTCGACCGTCGCGTCGAGTTCATGTTGCCGATCCTGAACAAGACCGTGCACGATCAGGTGCTCGACCAGGTGATGGTCGCCAACCTGCTGGACAACGAACAGAGCTGGCTGCTCGCGCCCGACGGGCATTACGATCGCATCGTGCCCAGCGACGAAGGGGAATTCAACCTGCACCGCTATTTTATGACCAACCCGTCGCTGTCCGGCCGAGGTGCCGCGGTGGATGCGCGCAAGCCGGTGCCGAAGCTGTCGCCGCGCAAGCGCCGCCTCGCCGCCAAGGGTGCCTGA
- a CDS encoding DnaA/Hda family protein — protein MSQLRLPLGLPEVSETDFLVSDSNARAVHQLEHWATWPVMAALLVGPRKSGRSLLARIFAAKTGASIIDDAERADETALFHAWNRAQGERRPLLIVADAAPPLWEVTLPDLRSRLAASPLLEIGPPDDALIPLLLERAFTRHLLHAAPNVIAWVAARIERSHLAILRVADVLEMETDGRLSIPIVKSTLQAASLLTHSDDSESA, from the coding sequence ATGAGCCAGCTCCGCCTGCCGCTGGGCCTGCCCGAGGTGAGCGAGACGGACTTTCTGGTCAGCGACTCGAACGCCCGCGCCGTCCACCAGCTCGAACATTGGGCCACCTGGCCGGTGATGGCCGCGCTCTTGGTGGGGCCGCGAAAGTCGGGCCGCAGCCTGCTCGCGCGCATCTTCGCCGCCAAGACGGGTGCGTCGATCATCGACGATGCGGAACGCGCCGACGAGACCGCGCTGTTCCACGCCTGGAACCGGGCCCAGGGCGAGCGCCGGCCGCTGCTGATCGTAGCCGACGCGGCGCCGCCGCTGTGGGAGGTGACGCTGCCCGATCTGCGGTCGCGCCTCGCTGCCTCGCCGCTGCTCGAGATCGGGCCGCCCGACGATGCGCTGATCCCGCTGCTGCTGGAGCGTGCCTTCACACGCCATCTGCTGCACGCGGCGCCCAATGTGATCGCCTGGGTCGCGGCGCGGATCGAGCGGAGCCACCTCGCCATCCTGCGCGTCGCCGACGTGCTGGAAATGGAGACCGACGGCCGTTTGTCGATCCCGATCGTGAAGTCTACACTGCAGGCTGCAAGCCTTTTGACGCATTCCGACGATAGCGAGAGCGCATGA
- a CDS encoding heavy-metal-associated domain-containing protein has protein sequence MQFRRPKTVLGAVSALALAGAGIMAARGQGGVPSAPAGAANSFEVSGVQVDVSGKTADIARQGGWRIAQRKGWSMLSQRLTGKPGTLSDSVLDAIVTGIVVEREQIGPSRYIASLGVQFDRAKAGSILGVSIAVTHSPPMLLVPLQYSGGVGQVFERDTAWARAWNRLRAAGSTIDYVRLRGTGADRLLVNTGQTLRHGRNWWRTILDQYGAVDMLVAEVQLRRDYPGGPIVGIFSATHGPDKVPVSSFALRIDNGDAIDALFDTAVARIDKAYQAALTDGRLHTDAVLAARPPIAQPEAPAPEETATPSPTPSVEASATAASAALSVQVETPNAAAVNASESAVRGVPGVRSATTTSLALGGISVMRVSFDGSQAALRAALESRGWSVQEGPGVLRIRRAAAPQASPSPKAQ, from the coding sequence ATGCAGTTCCGCCGTCCCAAAACCGTTCTTGGCGCCGTTTCCGCGCTCGCGCTCGCCGGTGCGGGCATCATGGCGGCACGCGGGCAGGGCGGGGTGCCGTCTGCGCCCGCGGGGGCGGCGAACAGTTTCGAAGTGAGCGGCGTGCAGGTCGACGTATCGGGCAAGACCGCCGACATCGCCCGCCAGGGCGGCTGGCGGATCGCCCAGCGCAAGGGCTGGTCGATGCTGTCGCAGCGATTGACCGGCAAGCCCGGCACGCTTTCCGACTCGGTGCTGGACGCGATCGTCACCGGCATCGTCGTCGAGCGCGAGCAGATCGGCCCCAGCCGCTACATCGCCAGCCTCGGCGTGCAGTTCGATCGCGCCAAGGCAGGCTCCATCCTCGGCGTGTCGATCGCGGTTACCCATTCGCCACCGATGCTGCTGGTGCCGCTGCAATATTCGGGCGGTGTCGGCCAGGTGTTCGAGCGCGATACCGCCTGGGCGCGCGCCTGGAACCGGCTGCGCGCGGCGGGCAGCACGATCGACTATGTCCGCCTGCGCGGCACCGGCGCCGACCGGCTGCTGGTCAACACCGGCCAGACGCTGCGCCATGGCCGCAACTGGTGGCGCACCATCCTCGATCAATATGGCGCGGTGGACATGCTGGTGGCCGAGGTGCAGCTGCGGCGCGACTATCCGGGCGGGCCGATCGTCGGCATCTTCTCGGCGACGCACGGCCCGGACAAGGTGCCGGTCAGCAGCTTTGCGCTCCGCATCGACAATGGCGATGCGATCGACGCGCTGTTCGACACCGCCGTCGCCCGCATCGACAAGGCCTATCAGGCGGCGCTGACCGATGGCCGGCTCCACACCGATGCGGTGCTCGCCGCGCGGCCGCCGATCGCCCAGCCGGAGGCGCCCGCACCCGAGGAAACCGCGACGCCGTCGCCGACGCCAAGCGTGGAGGCCAGCGCCACTGCGGCTTCCGCCGCGCTTTCAGTGCAGGTCGAGACGCCCAATGCCGCCGCGGTCAACGCCTCCGAAAGCGCCGTGCGCGGCGTGCCGGGCGTGCGTAGCGCCACCACCACCAGCCTGGCGCTGGGTGGCATCTCGGTGATGCGCGTCAGCTTCGATGGGTCGCAGGCGGCCTTGCGGGCCGCGCTCGAGTCGCGTGGCTGGAGCGTCCAGGAAGGACCGGGCGTCCTCCGCATCCGCCGTGCGGCGGCGCCGCAAGCATCGCCGTCCCCCAAGGCGCAATGA